A region of Diospyros lotus cultivar Yz01 chromosome 3, ASM1463336v1, whole genome shotgun sequence DNA encodes the following proteins:
- the LOC127796769 gene encoding probable N-acetyltransferase HLS1 has product MAFREFTIRRYNGQRDRAAVEDLERRCEVGPAKHVFLFTDSLGDPICRIRNSPLYKMLVAELENELVGVIQGSIKIVTLHKGLAKVGYLLGLRVCPFHRRKGIASSLVHHLEEWFVANQVDYVYMATEKHNRASVNLFMNKLGFVKFRTPSILVQPVIHNFSFHLRPKIEILKLKIEQAEFLYKKFMASSTEFFPLDIDKVLGNKLSLGTWVAYRRGESPGDQFGGGGEVPKSWAMLSVWNSGEIFKLRMGKSTLPCFSYEMSSRFITRVFPCLKVMPQLPDFFDLFGFYFIYGVHHQGPLSGKLVRTLCKFVHNMARNSQEDCIKVIVTEVGDGDRGLKLHIPHWKLLSYPDDLWCIKALKNEDKTALHELTTTPPRRALFLDPRDV; this is encoded by the exons atGGCATTTAGAGAGTTCACTATAAGAAGGTACAACGGCCAAAGGGATAGAGCTGCAGTGGAAGATCTTGAAAGAAGATGCGAAGTAGGGCCAGCCAAGCATGTGTTCTTGTTCACAGATTCTCTTGGTGACCCCATTTGCAGAATCCGAAACAGTCCCCTTTACAAGATGCTG GTGGCTGAATTGGAAAATGAGCTTGTAGGTGTAATTCAAGGCTCTATAAAGATTGTCACTCTTCACAAAGGCCTGGCCAAGGTTGGTTATTTGTTAGGCTTAAGAGTCTGCCCTTTTCATCGCCGGAAAGGGATTGCTTCAAGCTTGGTTCACCATTTGGAAGAATGGTTTGTTGCTAATCAAGTAGATTATGTTTATATggccactgagaaacacaacCGAGCCTCGGTTAATCTCTTCATGAACAAGCTAGGGTTTGTCAAGTTCAGGACTCCATCAATCCTGGTGCAACCAGTGATTCAcaatttttctttccatttacGGCCCAAGATTGAGATTTTGAAGCTCAAGATAGAGCAGGCTGAGTTTCTGTACAAAAAGTTCATGGCTTCAAGCACTGAGTTTTTCCCTCTTGACATAGACAAAGTGCTTGGAAACAAGCTGAGCTTGGGGACATGGGTGGCCTATCGGCGAGGCGAGTCGCCGGGTGACCAATTTGGGGGAGGAGGAGAGGTTCCAAAGAGCTGGGCAATGCTTAGTGTTTGGAACAGTGGAGAGATTTTCAAGCTGAGGATGGGGAAATCAACGCTGCCTTGCTTCTCATATGAAATGTCCTCAAGATTCATCACTAGGGTTTTCCCATGCTTGAAAGTCATGCCTCAACTGCCTGATTTCTTTGACCTTTTCGGATTCTACTTCATCTATGGGGTGCACCATCAGGGTCCATTGTCCGGCAAGCTGGTCCGGACCCTCTGCAAGTTTGTGCACAATATGGCTAGGAATTCCCAGGAGGACTGCATTAAGGTTATAGTCACAGAAGTTGGAGATGGTGATCGCGGGCTGAAGCTTCACATCCCCCATTGGAAGTTACTCTCTTACCCGGACGACTTGTGGTGCATAAAGGCCTTGAAGAATGAAGACAAGACAGCCCTACATGAATTGACTACAACCCCACCAAGAAGAGCCCTTTTTTTAGATCCCAGAGACGTATGA